A portion of the Helicobacter jaachi genome contains these proteins:
- a CDS encoding acetyl-CoA carboxylase subunit A, with amino-acid sequence MFHKILIANRGEIAVRIIRACRDLHIKSVAIYARADRDCLHVKMADESYEISDDPLKGYLDADLIVETALKAEADAIHPGYGFLSENAAFAKKVQEAGITWIGPDALTIAKMGDKNAAREIMQKNGIPIVPGTQPLNQYSTNEIAKLAQKIGYPIILKASSGGGGRGIRVVEKEADLIESFNACKREAMAFFKNDDVFMEKYILNPRHIEFQILADNYGNVIHLLERDCSIQRRHQKLIEIAPSPFISDDLRRRMGATAVAAAKAAGYTNAGTVEFLLDEDSNFYFMEMNTRIQVEHGVTEEITGYDLIGRQIRIAQGEILELGQHDIHAQGYAIEARINAEDVANDFVPNPGKISAYYPALGPFVRVDSCIYKDYVIPPFYDSMVAKLIVRASSYNLAVNKLARALSEFTIKGVKTTIPFLLNICNDRDFKNGHFDTSYIETKFAKLIPSPQSKPQDDVVSVIVAALSARYGA; translated from the coding sequence ATGTTTCATAAGATTCTCATTGCTAATCGCGGCGAAATTGCCGTGCGTATTATCCGTGCGTGCAGGGATTTGCACATCAAAAGTGTAGCCATATATGCAAGGGCAGATAGAGATTGCCTGCATGTGAAAATGGCTGATGAATCTTATGAGATTAGCGATGACCCGCTCAAAGGCTATCTTGATGCAGATTTGATTGTAGAGACAGCGCTTAAGGCTGAAGCTGATGCTATTCACCCCGGGTATGGATTTTTAAGCGAAAATGCCGCTTTTGCCAAAAAGGTGCAAGAGGCGGGCATTACTTGGATAGGACCTGATGCGCTCACCATTGCCAAAATGGGCGATAAAAATGCTGCACGCGAGATTATGCAAAAAAATGGCATTCCTATCGTGCCCGGCACACAGCCGCTTAATCAATACTCCACTAATGAGATAGCCAAACTAGCGCAAAAAATAGGCTATCCCATTATTTTAAAAGCAAGTAGCGGAGGCGGTGGGCGCGGCATACGCGTGGTAGAAAAAGAAGCAGATTTAATAGAATCTTTTAACGCCTGCAAGCGCGAAGCTATGGCGTTTTTTAAAAATGATGATGTGTTTATGGAAAAATACATTCTTAATCCGCGCCATATTGAATTTCAAATTTTGGCAGATAATTATGGCAATGTCATTCATCTCTTAGAGCGGGATTGCTCCATACAGCGGCGACATCAAAAGCTTATTGAAATTGCACCAAGCCCCTTTATAAGCGATGATTTACGCCGCAGAATGGGCGCTACTGCAGTGGCTGCTGCAAAGGCTGCAGGATATACTAATGCTGGAACGGTGGAATTTTTACTTGATGAGGATAGCAATTTTTATTTTATGGAGATGAATACGCGCATACAGGTTGAACATGGCGTTACGGAGGAAATTACAGGATATGATTTAATAGGGCGGCAAATTCGTATTGCACAGGGCGAGATTTTAGAATTAGGACAGCATGACATACACGCGCAGGGCTATGCGATTGAGGCAAGGATTAATGCTGAAGATGTGGCAAATGACTTTGTGCCAAATCCGGGCAAGATTAGTGCGTATTATCCAGCACTAGGACCTTTTGTGCGTGTGGATAGCTGCATTTATAAGGACTATGTGATACCTCCTTTTTATGATTCTATGGTAGCAAAGCTCATTGTGCGCGCTTCAAGCTATAATTTAGCAGTCAATAAACTCGCGCGCGCTCTAAGTGAATTCACCATTAAGGGCGTGAAAACTACCATTCCATTTTTGCTTAATATTTGCAATGATAGGGATTTTAAAAATGGGCATTTTGATACCTCATATATTGAAACTAAGTTTGCAAAGCTTATACCCTCTCCTCAAAGCAAGCCCCAAGATGATGTAGTAAGCGTAATTGTAGCAGCCCTTAGCGCGCGATATGGAGCGTAA
- the ppa gene encoding inorganic diphosphatase, with the protein MNLSKVPVGENPDKINVIIEIPYGSNIKYEVDKDSGLVVVDRVMYSAMFYPANYGFVPNTLADDGDPVDVLVLNPYPLQAGAMIKSRLIGVLIMEDESGMDEKLIAVPISKIDPSFDNIQSLQDLPQITLDRIKNFFETYKTLEPNKWVKVKEYKDKAAAQAILDKSIKAYNG; encoded by the coding sequence ATGAATCTCTCAAAAGTCCCTGTTGGCGAAAATCCCGATAAAATTAATGTCATCATTGAAATCCCTTATGGCTCAAATATCAAATATGAAGTTGATAAAGATAGCGGCTTAGTCGTGGTGGATAGAGTGATGTATAGCGCGATGTTTTATCCAGCAAACTATGGCTTTGTCCCAAATACTTTAGCAGATGATGGCGACCCTGTTGATGTGCTTGTGCTTAATCCTTATCCGCTGCAAGCAGGCGCGATGATAAAATCAAGGCTTATTGGCGTGCTTATTATGGAAGATGAAAGCGGAATGGACGAAAAGCTCATCGCCGTGCCTATTTCAAAGATTGACCCTAGTTTTGATAATATTCAATCTTTGCAGGATTTGCCACAAATTACGCTTGATAGAATTAAAAATTTCTTTGAAACTTACAAAACTTTAGAGCCAAACAAATGGGTAAAGGTAAAAGAATACAAAGATAAAGCCGCTGCACAAGCGATTTTGGATAAATCTATTAAAGCTTATAATGGCTAG
- the cmoA gene encoding carboxy-S-adenosyl-L-methionine synthase CmoA — protein MRDEIFMQDIGKQFEFDEQVASVFDDMLERSVPHYKEVVGLIVDFCKMNICDNASVQGSQKALIYDLGSSTGTTLLALWQAMSGYAEFIGIDNSRAMIDRANLKAKAYGAEITFIHKDILAYEFLPCSCVIASYILQFIRPMQRQALLQNIYNALDVGGVFFLSEKMTSHHRILDRQMIERYLRYKMQQGYTQGEISKKREALENVLVPFSLEENINLLKNVGFVGVEVLFKWVNFGTIIAKK, from the coding sequence ATGAGAGATGAAATTTTTATGCAAGATATTGGCAAGCAATTTGAATTTGATGAGCAAGTAGCAAGCGTGTTTGATGATATGCTCGAACGCTCTGTGCCGCATTATAAGGAGGTTGTGGGCTTAATTGTGGATTTTTGCAAAATGAATATATGTGATAATGCTAGCGTGCAAGGCTCACAAAAAGCGCTTATTTATGATTTGGGCAGCTCCACTGGCACGACACTTTTAGCCCTTTGGCAGGCAATGTCGGGATATGCAGAGTTTATAGGCATTGATAATTCTAGGGCGATGATTGATAGGGCAAATCTTAAGGCTAAGGCTTATGGGGCGGAGATTACTTTTATACATAAAGATATTTTAGCCTATGAGTTCTTGCCCTGTTCGTGCGTGATAGCAAGCTATATTTTGCAATTTATACGCCCTATGCAAAGGCAGGCGCTTTTGCAAAACATATATAATGCGCTTGATGTTGGAGGGGTTTTCTTTTTAAGCGAGAAAATGACTTCTCATCATAGAATCCTTGATAGGCAAATGATAGAGCGCTATTTGCGCTATAAAATGCAGCAAGGATACACGCAGGGGGAAATTAGCAAAAAGCGTGAGGCATTAGAAAATGTCCTTGTGCCTTTTAGTTTGGAGGAAAATATCAATTTACTTAAAAATGTGGGATTTGTCGGTGTAGAGGTGCTATTTAAATGGGTGAATTTTGGGACAATTATCGCCAAAAAATAA
- a CDS encoding thiazole synthase, whose translation MNDLLQIGSHTFSSRLIVGSGKYSDFATTKEATLASGAQIITVAVRRVNIMDNKSENLLETFRDTNIQFLPNSAGCVNAKEAITLFRLVREATGISFIKLEIIGDTQKTLYPDIVETLEATQILAKEGFCVLAYTNDDPIMAKRLEDAGASAVMPLAAPIGSGLGIQNRYNIAFIKEAIKVPLIVDAGVGCASDASIAMELGADGVLTNTAIAQAQNPIMMAEAMKYAVKAGRLSYLAGRIPRKAYASASSPLDGLAKLQ comes from the coding sequence ATGAATGATTTATTGCAGATTGGCTCTCACACTTTTTCATCTCGCCTTATTGTGGGTAGCGGCAAATATAGCGATTTTGCCACTACTAAAGAAGCGACATTAGCAAGCGGGGCGCAAATCATCACCGTGGCCGTAAGGCGTGTGAATATTATGGATAATAAGAGCGAAAATTTGCTTGAGACTTTTAGGGATACTAATATTCAATTTTTGCCAAATTCCGCAGGGTGCGTGAATGCAAAGGAGGCAATCACGCTTTTTAGGCTCGTTAGGGAGGCTACGGGCATTAGTTTTATTAAACTTGAAATCATTGGCGATACGCAAAAAACGCTCTATCCTGACATCGTTGAAACGCTAGAGGCTACGCAGATTCTGGCAAAAGAGGGATTTTGTGTGCTGGCTTATACAAATGATGACCCCATTATGGCAAAACGACTAGAAGATGCAGGAGCGAGCGCTGTTATGCCTTTGGCTGCGCCTATTGGTTCGGGGCTTGGAATCCAAAATCGCTATAATATTGCCTTTATCAAAGAGGCTATTAAAGTGCCGCTTATTGTCGATGCAGGCGTGGGGTGCGCAAGTGATGCAAGCATTGCCATGGAGCTAGGAGCCGATGGTGTGCTTACAAATACTGCTATTGCACAGGCGCAAAATCCTATAATGATGGCTGAAGCGATGAAATATGCTGTAAAAGCAGGCAGGCTTAGCTATCTGGCTGGGCGCATACCGCGCAAAGCCTACGCGAGTGCTAGCTCGCCACTTGATGGGTTAGCAAAGCTGCAATAA
- a CDS encoding efflux RND transporter periplasmic adaptor subunit: MNLYETLKVKKSSNKKLTPFAWVMILGGVVILGALVFFLWNFFGTKITYETTRATYGDIKSSISASGSISPVNEVEIGSVISGLVLEVLVDENDEVKKGQVLARINPESINQEIARYEAQLNSAQANLKASERTLADRKWNYDRLKELYDATKGASPSLLELQTAKTNYTAALSDVEVKRASIVEIQTSIETAKINLKNSEIVSSVDGIVLTRNVEVGQSVAASFQSPTLFKVAENLAEMQLVASISEADIGKVKEGQDVVFTVDAYPDRSFHTKVNRVNFGSGDGTTTSSSSSSSSSSASSSSSIIIYRAKMEVDNKSLLLRPDMSATADIIIANATNALLVPNAALYFDLNKSLQKAGAKKSGSALGSMFSPPPRPRAQINTRQKEHGKSGTLWILKDGNPVAVNVEIGITDGNYAQILSGIDENADIITGVKVN, translated from the coding sequence ATGAATCTCTATGAAACACTAAAAGTAAAAAAATCCTCAAATAAAAAACTCACTCCATTTGCGTGGGTTATGATACTTGGCGGCGTGGTGATACTTGGCGCGCTTGTATTTTTCTTATGGAATTTTTTTGGCACAAAAATCACTTATGAAACCACTAGAGCCACTTATGGCGACATTAAATCAAGCATTTCCGCTTCTGGCTCTATTTCTCCTGTGAATGAAGTAGAAATTGGGAGCGTTATTTCTGGGCTTGTGCTTGAAGTGCTTGTTGATGAAAATGATGAAGTTAAAAAGGGGCAAGTATTAGCGCGTATTAATCCAGAGAGTATTAATCAAGAAATTGCGCGCTATGAGGCACAGCTCAACTCCGCTCAAGCCAATCTTAAAGCTAGTGAGCGCACGCTAGCGGATAGAAAATGGAATTATGATAGGCTAAAAGAGCTTTATGACGCCACAAAGGGCGCTTCGCCTTCGCTGCTTGAATTACAAACAGCGAAGACAAACTATACCGCAGCGCTCTCTGATGTGGAGGTAAAGCGCGCTTCTATTGTGGAGATTCAAACCAGCATTGAGACTGCCAAAATTAATTTAAAAAATTCCGAAATTGTCTCATCAGTTGATGGCATTGTTTTAACGCGCAATGTCGAAGTAGGGCAGAGCGTGGCTGCTAGCTTTCAATCACCCACACTTTTTAAAGTGGCTGAAAATCTCGCAGAAATGCAGCTAGTGGCGAGTATTTCGGAAGCAGATATTGGCAAAGTAAAAGAGGGGCAAGATGTGGTTTTCACCGTTGATGCCTATCCAGATAGGAGCTTTCATACAAAGGTTAATCGCGTGAATTTTGGCTCAGGCGATGGCACCACGACAAGTTCATCAAGCTCAAGCTCTAGTTCTAGTGCGAGTTCAAGCTCGAGCATTATTATTTATCGCGCCAAAATGGAAGTGGATAATAAATCTCTGCTTTTGCGCCCAGATATGAGTGCTACGGCAGATATTATCATTGCTAATGCCACAAATGCCTTGCTTGTGCCAAATGCTGCGCTTTATTTTGATTTAAATAAATCTTTGCAAAAAGCAGGGGCAAAAAAGAGTGGTTCTGCGCTTGGCTCGATGTTTTCTCCCCCTCCACGCCCAAGAGCGCAGATTAATACTAGACAAAAAGAGCATGGCAAAAGCGGCACATTGTGGATTCTAAAAGATGGCAATCCTGTGGCGGTGAATGTGGAAATTGGCATAACTGATGGCAATTATGCGCAGATTCTAAGCGGCATTGATGAGAATGCGGATATTATCACAGGCGTGAAAGTCAATTAG
- a CDS encoding pseudoazurin, translated as MKKVILGLAAGVLCLSLAQAKDHQVKMLNKNADGTMTFEPLLVKAAVGDTITFIPTDKGHDAKSTLVPDGAQPFSGKINEQFTYKLEKEGVYVYVCTPHRPMNMSGLVQVGKAANLDKAKEEIEKIESKAVTNKGRLKKAAEGIK; from the coding sequence ATGAAGAAAGTAATTCTAGGTTTGGCAGCTGGCGTATTGTGTTTGAGTTTGGCTCAAGCAAAAGACCATCAAGTAAAAATGCTCAATAAAAATGCAGATGGCACAATGACTTTTGAGCCACTACTTGTTAAGGCTGCCGTTGGCGATACAATCACTTTTATCCCTACAGATAAAGGACATGATGCAAAAAGCACGCTTGTTCCTGATGGTGCGCAGCCATTCTCTGGCAAAATCAATGAGCAATTCACTTATAAGCTTGAAAAAGAGGGCGTATATGTGTATGTTTGCACACCTCACAGACCAATGAATATGTCTGGACTTGTGCAAGTAGGCAAGGCTGCAAATTTAGACAAAGCAAAAGAAGAAATTGAAAAGATAGAATCTAAAGCCGTTACCAACAAAGGTAGACTAAAAAAAGCTGCTGAGGGCATCAAATAA
- a CDS encoding ABC transporter permease, translated as MIFNAFLLALRQIKRNFLRAFLTMLGVIIGVGAVVVMISLGNGTTKMISDRISSLGSNLLLVFPARAMNPSGANLRRNFSMQEVQELQSLVQEYIQAIAPISQSSVMLQYQSQNTTTQAQGVNPAFFEVTQWDTSEGRSFEANEYRVGSNVCMIGESVRKNIFNGKNPLGQKIRLNNIVCECIGVLESKGQGGMGNDQDDVILLPAKAYLRSVAGSNTLFSINRLMLRAKDGVDSDEIVPALTKALRQVRNVRSGEKDSFEIMDTKQIAETLTSTTKMLTALLGMIAGVSLIVGGIGIMNIMLVSVTERTKEIGTRMAIGALQSEVLMQFLIESITLSSLGGVLGIIWAFFASLSLSKYMEIPFIFDIPTAVIAFLFSAFIGVLFGYIPAKRASKLNPIDALRHE; from the coding sequence ATGATATTTAATGCCTTTTTGCTAGCCTTGCGGCAGATTAAGCGTAACTTTTTGCGCGCATTTCTTACTATGCTAGGTGTAATTATTGGCGTGGGTGCGGTGGTTGTGATGATTAGTTTAGGCAATGGCACAACTAAAATGATAAGCGATAGAATCTCTTCACTTGGGAGTAATTTGCTACTTGTTTTCCCCGCGCGCGCGATGAATCCTAGTGGAGCAAACTTGCGCCGTAATTTTAGTATGCAAGAAGTTCAAGAGCTGCAATCGCTTGTGCAAGAATATATACAAGCCATTGCGCCAATCTCCCAAAGCTCTGTTATGCTGCAATATCAATCCCAAAACACCACCACTCAAGCTCAAGGCGTAAATCCTGCTTTTTTTGAAGTAACACAATGGGATACGAGCGAAGGCAGAAGCTTTGAGGCAAATGAATACCGCGTGGGAAGTAATGTATGTATGATTGGCGAATCGGTGCGCAAAAATATTTTTAATGGTAAAAATCCGCTTGGGCAAAAAATACGCTTAAATAATATTGTGTGCGAGTGTATTGGCGTTTTAGAATCTAAAGGGCAGGGCGGTATGGGTAATGACCAAGATGATGTGATTTTGCTCCCTGCTAAGGCTTATTTGCGCTCTGTTGCAGGAAGTAACACACTTTTTTCTATTAATCGCCTTATGCTGCGCGCAAAAGATGGCGTAGATTCTGATGAGATTGTGCCAGCACTCACTAAAGCCTTACGACAGGTGCGCAATGTGCGCAGTGGCGAGAAAGATTCTTTTGAGATTATGGATACAAAGCAAATTGCAGAAACGCTCACTTCCACGACTAAAATGCTCACCGCCCTGCTTGGTATGATAGCGGGGGTAAGCTTGATTGTAGGAGGCATTGGCATTATGAATATTATGCTTGTCTCCGTTACAGAGCGCACAAAAGAAATTGGCACGCGTATGGCAATTGGCGCACTGCAGAGCGAAGTGCTTATGCAATTTTTGATAGAATCTATCACGCTTAGTTCTTTAGGTGGCGTGCTTGGGATTATTTGGGCATTTTTTGCGTCACTTAGCTTAAGTAAATATATGGAAATACCTTTTATTTTTGATATTCCAACCGCAGTAATTGCGTTTTTATTTTCTGCCTTTATTGGCGTGCTATTTGGCTATATCCCCGCCAAAAGAGCCTCAAAGCTTAATCCCATTGACGCTTTGCGCCACGAGTAG
- a CDS encoding bifunctional ADP-dependent NAD(P)H-hydrate dehydratase/NAD(P)H-hydrate epimerase, whose amino-acid sequence MQNVYHSTAFLDKRACEKYHLSAEILLENAACALESLINTLTHKGSVITIMCGSGDNGADGYTLARRLSGEYHVRIYQAKEPKSPLCVQACERAQLCEVKFIKKILPCDVVVDCVVGSGLKGELERDISDILALAEKSARICIACDVPSGLSVHNEGYIFKAHHTLCMGAISLVCLEDRVKDYVGRLHIGKLGLSQHHYEVSSNIKMLTESDLSLPKRTQQNTHKGDFGHLAVFAGEKSGASILSASAALHFGAGLVSIVGKQDMCIPMDLICVDSIPHNATAIALGMGLGVERASLVLESLLDSALPCVLDADVFHSPMIKTFLDSLNQRLDSQNVILTPHPKEFASLLRICGLGDYEAHKRLDSMLNFTQKYPRVTLLLKGANVFIAQAQAVYINPLGTNALSKGGSGDVLSGLIGALLAQGYAPLEAALQGSLAHTIAAKKLSERIADYAFTPSRLIETLDNL is encoded by the coding sequence ATGCAAAATGTATATCATAGCACGGCATTTTTGGACAAGAGGGCTTGTGAAAAGTATCATTTAAGCGCAGAAATTTTGCTTGAAAATGCCGCTTGCGCGTTAGAATCGCTAATTAATACGCTCACGCATAAAGGCAGCGTGATTACTATTATGTGCGGGAGTGGAGATAATGGCGCGGACGGCTACACGCTTGCTAGACGCCTAAGTGGGGAATATCATGTGAGAATCTATCAAGCCAAAGAGCCAAAATCGCCCTTGTGCGTGCAGGCTTGTGAGCGCGCACAGCTGTGTGAAGTGAAATTTATTAAAAAAATTTTGCCTTGCGATGTGGTGGTGGATTGCGTGGTAGGAAGTGGGCTAAAAGGTGAGCTAGAGCGCGATATAAGCGACATACTTGCTCTGGCAGAAAAAAGCGCGCGCATTTGCATAGCCTGCGATGTGCCAAGCGGTCTAAGTGTGCATAATGAGGGCTATATTTTTAAGGCACATCACACGCTTTGTATGGGTGCTATAAGCCTTGTGTGCCTTGAAGATAGGGTAAAGGATTATGTCGGCAGGCTACACATTGGCAAGCTTGGGTTATCTCAACATCATTATGAAGTAAGCTCAAATATTAAAATGCTTACAGAATCTGACTTGTCCCTGCCCAAACGCACGCAGCAAAATACGCATAAAGGCGACTTTGGGCATTTGGCGGTGTTTGCTGGGGAGAAAAGTGGAGCAAGTATATTAAGTGCGAGTGCGGCGCTACATTTTGGGGCTGGGCTTGTGAGCATTGTAGGCAAGCAGGATATGTGTATTCCTATGGATTTAATATGCGTAGATTCTATCCCACATAATGCCACAGCCATTGCGCTTGGTATGGGCTTAGGAGTGGAGAGGGCTAGTTTAGTTTTAGAATCTTTGCTTGATAGTGCGCTGCCTTGCGTGCTTGATGCAGATGTATTTCACTCACCCATGATAAAAACTTTCCTTGATAGCCTTAATCAAAGGCTAGATTCTCAAAATGTCATTCTCACACCCCACCCAAAGGAGTTTGCATCACTACTTAGAATCTGTGGGCTTGGCGATTATGAGGCGCATAAAAGGCTAGATTCTATGCTTAATTTTACGCAAAAATATCCGCGCGTTACGCTTTTGCTTAAAGGTGCAAATGTGTTTATTGCGCAGGCTCAAGCGGTGTATATTAATCCGCTTGGCACAAATGCGCTTTCAAAAGGTGGGAGTGGTGATGTGCTAAGCGGACTTATTGGTGCGCTGTTGGCTCAAGGCTATGCACCACTTGAGGCTGCTCTGCAAGGCTCGCTCGCTCATACTATAGCGGCAAAAAAGCTAAGTGAGCGCATTGCAGATTACGCATTTACGCCAAGTAGGCTTATTGAGACACTTGATAATTTATAA
- a CDS encoding ABC transporter ATP-binding protein — MAGQEVKQAFIESREDFIVLKDVRKTYGKGEGAFEALKGVSLSIDKGEFVALMGPSGSGKSSLANILGTLDVGTSGEYLFCGVNVFELTQNQRALLRRNYIGFIFQGFNLLARTTALENVELPLMYRGMKKAEREQIALAALDKVGLKDWASHTSAKLSGGQQQRVAIARAIASEPLFLLADEPTGNLDTKRSVEIMEILKGLNQDLGITILMVTHEPDMAEYASRELHFLDGRLVGDSKEQK, encoded by the coding sequence ATGGCAGGACAAGAAGTAAAGCAAGCTTTTATAGAATCTAGAGAGGATTTTATTGTCCTAAAAGATGTGCGCAAAACCTATGGCAAGGGGGAGGGCGCATTTGAAGCCTTAAAAGGCGTAAGTTTAAGCATTGATAAAGGTGAATTTGTAGCGCTTATGGGACCTAGCGGCTCTGGTAAATCAAGCCTTGCAAATATACTTGGCACGCTTGATGTAGGCACAAGCGGGGAATACCTTTTCTGCGGAGTAAATGTCTTTGAGCTTACACAAAATCAGCGCGCACTGCTTAGGCGCAATTACATTGGTTTTATTTTTCAAGGATTTAATCTCTTAGCGCGCACAACAGCATTAGAAAATGTTGAGCTGCCTCTTATGTATCGCGGTATGAAAAAAGCAGAGCGGGAGCAAATCGCCCTTGCCGCACTTGATAAGGTAGGGCTTAAAGATTGGGCATCTCATACAAGTGCTAAGCTTAGCGGCGGGCAGCAGCAGCGCGTAGCCATTGCGCGTGCGATTGCTTCAGAGCCATTATTCTTACTTGCCGATGAGCCAACAGGAAATCTTGACACTAAGCGTAGCGTGGAGATTATGGAGATTCTAAAAGGTCTTAATCAAGATTTAGGCATTACTATCCTTATGGTAACGCATGAACCAGATATGGCAGAATATGCCAGCAGAGAATTGCATTTCTTAGATGGGCGATTGGTTGGCGATTCAAAGGAGCAGAAATGA